In one Notolabrus celidotus isolate fNotCel1 chromosome 1, fNotCel1.pri, whole genome shotgun sequence genomic region, the following are encoded:
- the LOC117814766 gene encoding transmembrane protein 43, which yields MSSPPTFSDTDPNQHRRVSSKSNPGFLERLSETAGGTVFGIGLFFLSFYVLFTNEGRALRTASALDEGLSQVVSLESFSSLDPQNNNRLVHLSAKLSTSQPLHDPNYRVVMHAVKLKREVEMYQWVEYRDSKDYQEDGETKTETTYNYNTEWKSELINSRNFDKEIGHQNPSAMAVESVTVVAPEVRVGPFILSKGLVEQINNFQTLSLRDFPLSEIDSFLTINDDYFYHTQNPRRPEVGDVRVSFSYAGLSGETSYLGPAHTASVVAMQRGEQLMPFKAKSGDTLEILYLEELSAEEVFAKEHQQNSMKTWGLRAAGWALMFLSIQLTMRIIYTLVDWVPVLRDLVSVGLKIFALCVSCSLSLLTIGAGWFFYRPLMAVALGALALLPVFLARSGLPAKKNE from the exons ttttcagataCAGACCCAAACCAACACAGACGTGTGTCTTCAAAGTCCAACCCTGGATTCCTGGAGCGACTCAGTGAAACTGCAGGAGGGACCGTCTTCGGCATCGGactgtttttcctttcattttatgTTCTCTTCACCAATGAG GGACGGGCTCTGCGAACAGCGTCTGCTCTGGATGAGGGTCTGTCTCAGGTCGTGTCGTTGGAGTCTTTCTCAAGCCTTGACCCCCAGAACAACAACCGTTTAGTCCACCTGTCTGCCAAGCTCAGCACCTCACAG CCCCTGCATGACCCAAACTACAGAGTGGTGATGCATGCAGTGAAGCTGAAGAGGGAGGTGGAGATGTATCAGTGGGTGGAGTACCGGGACAGCAA GGATTACCAGGAGGATGGAGAGACCAAAACTGAAACAACGTACAACTACA ACACTGAGTGGAAATCAGAGCTGATCAACAGTCGTAACTTTGACAAGGAAATCGGTCACCAGAATCCAAG TGCCATGGCAGTAGAGAGTGTCACAGTCGTGGCTCCTGAGGTCAGAGTTGGACCTTTCATTCTGTCTAAAG GCTTGGTGGAGCAGATAAATAACTTCCAGACACTGAGTCTGAGGGattttcctctctctgaaaTCGACTCTTTTCTCACCATTAATGACGATTATTTCTATCACACTCAGAATCCACGCAGGCCGGAG GTTGGGGATGTGCGTGTGAGCTTCTCCTATGCTGGACTGAGCGGTGAGACGTCTTACCTCGGCCCTGCACACACT GCCAGTGTTGTGGCCATGCAGAGAGGGGAGCAGCTGATGCCTTTTAAAGCCAAGTCAGGAGACACTCTGGAGATCCTGTACCTGGAGGAGCTCTCTGCTGAG GAGGTTTTTGCGAAAGAACACCAGCAAAACAGTATGAAGACGTGGGGACTCAGGGCTGCAGGCTGGGCCCTCATGTTCCTCAGTATACAGCTGACCATGCGTATCATCTACACTTTGG TGGACTGGGTTCCTGTTCTCAGAGATCTGGTGTCTGTGGGGCTAAAGATCTTCGCTTTGTGCgtctcctgctctctgtctctgctcacCATCGGAGCCGGTTGGTTCTTTTACCGTCCTCTGATGGCTGTGGCTCTGGGAGCACTTGCTCTGCTTCCAGTGTTTCTCGCCCGTTCAGGACTTCCGGCCAAGAAGAACGAATGA
- the LOC117814936 gene encoding transforming protein RhoA — translation MAAIRKKLVIVGDGACGKTCLLIVFSKDQFPEVYVPTVFENYVADIEVDSKQVELALWDTAGQEDYDRLRPLSYPDTDVILMCFSIDSPDSLENIPEKWTPEVKHFCPNVPIILVGNKKDLRNDEHTRRELAKMKQEPVKPEDGRDMANRICAFGYMECSAKTKDGVREVFEMATRAALQAKRGKKSSKCVVL, via the exons ATGGCAGCGATCAGGAAAAAGCTGGTCATAGTGGGAGATGGAGCTTGTGGGAAGACCTGCCTGCTCATCGTGTTTAGTAAGGACCAGTTTCCAGAGGTCTATGTGCCTACAGTGTTTGAGAACTACGTTGCCGACATTGAAGTTGATAGCAAACAG GTCGAGTTGGCGCTCTGGGATACAGCTGGTCAAGAAGACTACGACAGATTGCGCCCACTCTCCTATCCAGATACTGATGTCATTCTCATGTGCTTTTCCATAGACAGTCCTGACAGTCTAG AAAACATCCCTGAGAAGTGGACTCCTGAGGTGAAACACTTCTGTCCCAATGTTCCCATTATACTGGTGGGAAATAAAAAGGACCTGCGTAATGATGAGCACACCCGCAGGGAACTTGCCAAAATGAAGCAG GAACCTGTGAAACCTGAAGACGGACGGGACATGGCCAACAGGATCTGTGCCTTTGGATACATGGAGTGCTCTGCAAAAACAAAGGATGGCGTGAGGGAAGTGTTCGAGATGGCCACCAGAGCTGCACTACAGGCCAAGCGGGGCAAGAAGAGCAGTAAATGTGTCGTACTGTAA
- the LOC117814891 gene encoding cytokine-inducible SH2-containing protein-like, giving the protein MVARAVTIFHHEEQGGGTCCPNPSPPLRDPAEDLHSITTNFHYLQISGWYWGSISASEAREALLKKPEGTFLMRESSHPQYMLALSVQTRCGPTSVRIEYSRGAFWLDSISPSLPQLQSFPDVVSLIQHYMGSGHTPQGNSSNDIHSETKPDPDKHTTKDGGVPLKLKHPLHRPDSFPSLQHLTRLAIHRHTTDCTDLLPLPKPLLHYLQNYPFHI; this is encoded by the exons ATGGTTGCCCGGGCAGTGACCATTTTCCATCATGAGGAGCAAGGAGGAGGTACATGTTGCCCAAACCCTTCTCCTCCACTCAGGGACCCTGCAGAAGACCTGCATAGCATCACCACCAACTTCCACTATCTACAGATCTCAG GCTGGTACTGGGGTTCCATCTCTGCAAGTGAAGCTCGGGAGGCACTCTTAAAGAAGCCTGAGGGCACATTTCTGATGCGGGAAAGCAGTCACCCTCAGTACATGCTGGCCCTGTCTGTGCAGACCCGCTGTGGACCCACCAGTGTCCGCATCGAGTACAGCAGGGGCGCCTTCTGGCTAGACTCCATTTCCCCcagcctgcctcagctccagtCCTTCCCAGATGTTGTCAGCCTCATACAACACTACATGGGCTCAGGCCACACACCACAGGGTAATTCTTCTAATGACATCCACTCTGAAACAAAGCCTGACCCCGACAAACACACCACTAAGGACGGTGGGGTGCCTCTGAAGCTGAAGCACCCTCTGCATAGACCAGACTCCTTCCCCTCTCTGCAGCACCTGACACGCCTCGCCatccacagacacacaacagaCTGCACTGACCTGTTGCCACTCCCAAAGCCTCTGTTACACTACCTGCAGAACTACCCGTTCCACATATGA